A single genomic interval of Felis catus isolate Fca126 chromosome X unlocalized genomic scaffold, F.catus_Fca126_mat1.0 chrX_random_Un_scaffold_85, whole genome shotgun sequence harbors:
- the LOC123383687 gene encoding paraneoplastic antigen-like protein 6B → MAVTMLRDWCRWMGISARRGLLILGIPEDCDEAELQESLEAALWPMGHFTVLGKVFREEDNATAALVELDREVNYALVPREIPGTGGPWNVVFVPRCSGEEFLSRVFHFLEQQGQTVESVAGALGLGLRRVCWLRSVSQAVQPWVETMRYQRLGVFSGRDQPALGEESFEAWLDHTTDMLHVWQGVSEREKRRRLMEGLRGTALQLVHGLLAENPARTAQDCLAALIQVFGDNESQATIRVKCLTAQQESGERLSAFVLRLEVLLQKAIEKGALARASADHVRLRQVLARANLIEPLDEALRKLRMVGRSPSFLEMLGLVRESEAWEASLARNERAQAEEGAGARANAQADARVGAKAEDDKVEEKEQEERESEGEDSDDHDAVLAGLGQARPSEAPGGPTPAQMGSASREGPGGPGCEPEGLAQAGDQETGEPLEEGLKPIPEELGNEDGAGEMSPAKSSSGR, encoded by the coding sequence ATGGCGGTGACGATGCTGCGGGACTGGTGCAGGTGGATGGGCATCAGCGCTCGAAGGGGTCTGCTCATTCTGGGCATCCCGGAGGACTGTGATGAAGCCGAACTCCAAGAGTCTCTGGAGGCCGCCCTGTGGCCCATGGGTCACTTCACCGTGCTGGGCAAAGTGTTTCGAGAGGAGGATAATGCCACTGCAGCCCTGGTCGAGCTTGACCGGGAAGTTAACTATGCTTTGGTCCCCAGGGAAATCCCGGGCACCGGGGGTCCCTGGAACGTAGTCTTTGTGCCCCGTTGCTCAGGCGAGGAGTTTCTCAGTCGCGTGTTCCACTTCCTGGAGCAACAGGGGCAGACGGTGGAGAGTgtggctggggccctggggctgggactGCGCCGGGTGTGCTGGCTCAGATCGGTCAGTCAGGCAGTCCAGCCCTGGGTGGAGACCATGCGGTACCAGCGCCTGGGCGTGTTTTCTGGGAGGGATCAGCCCGCCCTGGGGGAGGAGTCCTTTGAGGCCTGGCTAGACCACACCACAGACATGCTACATGTATGGCAGGGGGtctcagaaagggagaagaggaggcgGCTGATGGAAGGCCTTCGAGGGACGGCCCTGCAGCTCGTGCACGGGCTCCTGGCAGAGAACCCTGCCAGGACGGCTCAGGACTGCCTGGCGGCCCTGATCCAGGTGTTTGGAGACAACGAGTCGCAGGCAACCATCCGGGTGAAGTGTTTGACAGCTCAGCAAGAGTCAGGCGAGCGGCTCTCTGCTTTCGTGTTGCGGCTGGAAGTTTTGCTGCAGAAAGCCATTGAGAAGGGGGCCCTGGCCAGAGCCTCAGCTGACCATGTACGCCTGAGGCAGGTGCTCGCCAGGGCCAACCTTATTGAGCCGCTGGATGAAGCGCTGAGGAAGTTGAGAATGGTTGGGAGGTCTCCAAGTTTCCTAGAGATGCTGGGGCTTGTTCGGGAGTCTGAGGCCTGGGAGGCCAGTCTAGCCAGGAACGAGAGAgcccaggcagaggaaggggctggTGCCCGGGCCAATGCCCAGGCTGATGCCAGAGTCGGTGCTAAGGCGGAGGATGAcaaggtggaggagaaggagcaggaagagcgGGAGTCTGAGGGGGAGGACAGTGACGATCATGACGCTGTCCTTGCGGGCCTAGGTCAGGCAAGACCCTCAGAGGCCCCTGGGGGCCCTACCCCTGCCCAGATGGGCAGCGCTTCCAGGGAAGGCCCGGGAGGTCCTGGCTGTGAGCCAGAGGGCCTCGCCCAGGCAGGAGACCAGGAGACTGGGGAGCCCCTGGAGGAGGGGCTCAAGCCCATCCCAGAGGAGTTGGGAAATGAGGACGGGGCTGGGGAGATGAGCCCCGCCAAGTCCTCCTCGGGCAGATAG